GCGCATTGCTCCAGGCACCGCTCTTCCACCGCCGAGGGATATGGCCCGGCCACGGTGACGTGGATGGCGGGGTTGAGGGCCTTGATGTCAGCGGCGGTCTTCATCGCCTTGGTCCACATGGAAGCGTTGGCCGAGACGCCGACGAAGCCGGGCTGAAACTCGCGGACCTGGTCGATGACCTCGCTGTGGGTCCAGAAGGCGCCGTCGACGAGACGGACTTCGTGGCCGGCCTCCTGGATGCAGGTGGCTATATACAGGAGCCCCAGCGGATGCTGATAGCTGATCGCGGACTTGGCCAGCTTGGACGGATAGATGTCATCCGGCTTCCAGGATGGCAGTATGACCATTGACTTCAATTAACCGCTCCCCGGTCGGACCGGCGCAACGAAGGGCCGCCGCGCCTTAATCGATTGGGTACGTCCTGCATAATAATACTCGAACGAGACTTTGAGAGAAGAGCGAAAAAACCTTTGAAGACATGGTCAAACGAAGCTTAACCCCGAGCTTTCCCCTCACCCTTGCCCGGCCTTAAGTTTATCAGACAAATACACCTATTACCACGAGCTTTATAGTGATAAAGCGGCTGGCGGCGCCGGTTTCGCGGAAGCGGCGCGTTTGTCCGGCCCCGCCTTTTCTGCTACGCTGATTTTTGATTTTTGCCTGCCGTTGCGGGAAGTTTCCACGCCGGCTCGCCACTCTTAGTGACCTTGATTACCCCGGAAACGCTATCAATTTGATGAATACCTCAGAAATCAGTCAGGGCGGGGCTTCCATAACCCGGTACGGCGTCGCTATCGACGTCGGCACCTCGAGCATCTGGTCGCGCCTGGTGGACCTGGGAAGTCCGCAGCCCGACCCGGGAAGTCCGCAGCCCGACCCGGGAAGTCCACGTTCCGACGCTCCACGGGATCCTGAAAATGCCAGCGTGCTCGACACGCTGGTTATCCCCAATCCCCAGCAACGCCATGGCGCCGATATCGCCAGCCGGCTGGGCCTGGCGGACGAGGACCCCTCCACCCGGGCAGAACTCCACGGCGAGGTGATCGGAGCCATTGACGACTCGATCTCGCGCCTGTGCGCCGATGCCGGCATCGGCCCGGATGAGATCGGTGAGGTAGTGGCCGTAGGCAACTCCGCCATGTACGCTTTCATGCTCGATCTCGATCCGGGGCCGCTTTGCGGCACGCCGTATAATCTCAAGGGCGCGCAGGATTTCCAGGGCCCGGCGGCGTCGCTGGGCATCAACCTGCCGGCGGCCAACCTCTTTATTCCCCGACCGATCTTTGGTTATGTCGGCGCCGATGCCCTGGCCGACGTCCTGCTGATCGGCATGACCGAGAGCGGCGAGACCGAGCTGATCGTCGACGTCGGCACCAACTGCGAGATGGCGCTCGGCAACCGCGAAAAGATACTGGTGGCGTCGAGCCCCGCCGGCCCGGCCTATGAGGACTCTCATATGTCCTTCGGGCTCTCGGCGACCGAGGGCGCCATCTATAAGGCCGAGATCAGAGGCGACGCCTTTGAGTACTCGGTGGTCGGCGGCGGCGAGCCGCGCGGCATCTGCGGCTCGGGCCTGATTGACATCATCGCCGAGATGCGGCGAAACGGCTGGGTGGACGAAAGCGGCCGCCTGCTGCGCGAGGGCCCCGTGACCGTCGCCGAGGGCCGGGAAAAAATTACCGTCAGCCAGCACGACATCCGTTCCTTCCAGCTGGTCAAGGCTTCAGTGCACGCCGCCATCTCCGTCATCAGGATGAAGTTCGGCAGCGAAGACCTGGGGCGCATGCTGATCACGGGAACGTTCGGGAGCTACATCAATCTCGACAACGCCCGGCTGCTGAAGATGTTCCCGGATCTGCCCAACGACCGCGTCGAGGTGGTCGCAGACGCGGCCTGCCAGGGGGCGGTGCTCATGCTTGGCGGCAAAAGCAAAGGCTTGCTGGAAGAGCTCCGCGGCCGCATCCGCCATGTCGCCCTTCCCCTCAACAAGAATTTCCAGGACGAGTTCATCCGCCTGATGTCCATCTAGGCCGCGCGTTTGGCGGCATGTGCCGAAAACCGTTAATATGGGAATGCTGTGTATATGAATGCGAACCAATTCGCGGCCGTCCAAAGCCGCTTGAAGAATCGGATTACCCGTGGCTGAAAACGAATCCGGCAGCGGAGCCCCCAGAGGCTCCGGAGAACACTCCCGCGATGATTCCCAAACTGCGCGACCGAAGCCTGATCGCTGGGTGACGATGCCCCCCGAGGGCTGGGATGACGGCATCGGCTGGACCGCTCCCGCTGTGGCGGAGCCCGCGGGCAAGTCCGAAGAAGCTCTCCCTTCGAGCGAACCCGCATGGTATCGTTCGGACGAACTGCAGCCGGCCGCGGCGACGGCCGGACAGGCCGCCGGGACGGCCGGGCCCGAAGACAGCCGCAGCGTCAAGCCGGCCAGGAAGACGCCGTCCACGCCGGTGTACATTATCCGCAGGGCGTTCCGCGATGTCATCGTTCCGCTGGCGATCGCCTTCGCGGTGGCCATGTTCGCGCAGAAGACCGTCGCCAAGCCTTACCAGATCCCCTCCGGCTCGATGCTGCCCACGATCCAGCTGCAGGACCGGATCCTGGCCAACCGCATGATCTACCGTTTCCATCCGGTTCAGCGGGGCGACGTGGTCGTGTTCACGCCGCCGGCCGGGCTGGAGCAGGACATCCCATATGTGAAGCGGGTGATCGGCCTGCCGGGCGACACCGTCGAGGTCCGCAGCGGCCATACCTTCGTCAACGGTTATGACTTTCCCGTTCCGGAAGCGACG
This genomic window from Actinomycetota bacterium contains:
- a CDS encoding ASKHA domain-containing protein, which codes for MNTSEISQGGASITRYGVAIDVGTSSIWSRLVDLGSPQPDPGSPQPDPGSPRSDAPRDPENASVLDTLVIPNPQQRHGADIASRLGLADEDPSTRAELHGEVIGAIDDSISRLCADAGIGPDEIGEVVAVGNSAMYAFMLDLDPGPLCGTPYNLKGAQDFQGPAASLGINLPAANLFIPRPIFGYVGADALADVLLIGMTESGETELIVDVGTNCEMALGNREKILVASSPAGPAYEDSHMSFGLSATEGAIYKAEIRGDAFEYSVVGGGEPRGICGSGLIDIIAEMRRNGWVDESGRLLREGPVTVAEGREKITVSQHDIRSFQLVKASVHAAISVIRMKFGSEDLGRMLITGTFGSYINLDNARLLKMFPDLPNDRVEVVADAACQGAVLMLGGKSKGLLEELRGRIRHVALPLNKNFQDEFIRLMSI
- the lepB gene encoding signal peptidase I; translated protein: MAENESGSGAPRGSGEHSRDDSQTARPKPDRWVTMPPEGWDDGIGWTAPAVAEPAGKSEEALPSSEPAWYRSDELQPAAATAGQAAGTAGPEDSRSVKPARKTPSTPVYIIRRAFRDVIVPLAIAFAVAMFAQKTVAKPYQIPSGSMLPTIQLQDRILANRMIYRFHPVQRGDVVVFTPPAGLEQDIPYVKRVIGLPGDTVEVRSGHTFVNGYDFPVPEATTPTYTRAPQTVPEGQMFVLGDNRNESSDSHIWGYVPMDNIIGRADVIYWPPHDFHLLGN